In a genomic window of Piliocolobus tephrosceles isolate RC106 chromosome 1, ASM277652v3, whole genome shotgun sequence:
- the SH2D5 gene encoding SH2 domain-containing protein 5 isoform X1 → MACRGHSVACLSRKQPFSLCPLQPPFPWSWKPGTPRAMQKAGAGGRRASDCGLGPHRPRCITKFAQYVGSFPVDDLDTQESVWLVQQQLWALKGCPRRRAVILKFSLQGLKIYSGEGEVLLMAHALRRILYSTWCPADCQFAFMARNPRSPASKLFCHLFVGSQPGEVQILHLLLCRSFQLAYLLQHPEERALPEPCPGPTGEVPLKSLSSSGGPPGGLVREPFGRDQLSQNVHALVSFRRLPAEGLVGSGKELPESESRARHARLGNPYCSPTLVRKKAIRSKVIRSGAYRGCTYETQLQLSAREAFPASWEAWPRGPGGHLCLVESEGSLTENIWAFAGISRPCALALLRRDVLGAFLLWPELGASGQWCLSVHTQCGVVPHQVFRNHLGRYCLEHLPAEFPSLEALVENHAVTERSLFCPLDMGRLNPTYEEQDCGPPGRPPRTLRPLSHAKSEAELQGLG, encoded by the exons ATGGCCTGTCGGGGGCACTCTGTGGCTTGCCTGTCTCGAAAGCAgcccttctccctctgcccttTGCAGCCTCCCTTCCCGTGGAGCTGGAAGCCAGGCACCCCGAGGGCCATGCagaaggcaggggctgggggccgCAGGGCCTCTGACTGCGGGCTGGGCCCTCACCGGCCCAGGTGCATCACCAAGTTTGCCCAG TACGTGGGCTCCTTCCCTGTGGACGACCTGGACACCCAGGAGAGCGTGTGGCTGGTGCAGCAGCAGCTGTGGGCGCTGAAG GGCTGTCCCCGGCGCCGGGCCGTCATCCTGAAATTCAGCCTTCAGGGTCTCAAGATCTACAGcggggagggtgag GTGCTTCTAATGGCGCACGCCCTGAGGCGCATCCTCTACTCCACCTGGTGCCCTGCCGACTGCCAGTTTGCCTTCATGGCTCGAAACCCACGGAGCCCAGCCAGCAAGCTCTTCTGCCACCTCTTTGTGGGCAGCCAGCCAGGAGAG gtccAGATCCTGCACCTGCTCCTGTGCCGCTCTTTCCAGCTGGCTTACCTCTTGCAGCACCCTGAGGAGCGGGCACTGCCAGAGCCCTGCCCAGGACCCACAGGGGAGGTGCCCCTAAAGTCACTGTCCAGCTCTGGGGGCCCCCCTGGGGGCCTGGTGCGGGAGCCCTTCGGCCGTGATCAACTCTCTCAGAACGTCCATGCATTGGTCTCCTTCCGGCGGCTGCCAGCAGAGGGGCTGGTGGGCAGTGGG AAGGAGCTGCCAGAGTCGGAAAGCCGCGCCCGCCATGCCCGCCTGGGGAATCCCTACTGCTCGCCCACGCTGGTGCGCAAGAAGGCCATTCGCAGCAAGGTGATCCGCTCGGGGGCCTACCGTGGCTGCACCTACGAGACCCAGCTGCAGCTGTCGGCTCGGGAGGCCT TTCCTGCCTCATGGGAGGCATGGCCCCGGGGTCCTGGTGGCCACTTGTGCCTGGTGGAGAGCGAGGGCAGCCTGACGGAGAACATCTGGGCCTTCGCTGGCATCTCCAG GCCCTGTGCCCTGGCCCTGTTGCGGAGAGACGTGCTGGGGGCCTTCCTGCTGTGGCCTGAGCTGGGTGCCAGCGGCCAGTGGTGTCTGTCTGTGCACACACAGTGCGGCGTGGTGCCCCACCAGGTCTTCCGGAATCACCTGGGCCGCTACTGCCTGGAG CACCTGCCAGCGGAGTTCCCCAGCCTGGAGGCTCTGGTGGAGAACCACGCGGTTACTGAACGCAGCCTCTTCTGTCCCCTCGACATGGGCCGCCTGAACCCCACCTACGAGGAGCAGGACTGTGGGCCCCCGGGCAGGCCGCCCCGGACTCTCCGGCCCCTCAGCCATGCCAAGTCCGAGGCAGAGCTGCAGGGCCTGGGCTAA
- the SH2D5 gene encoding SH2 domain-containing protein 5 isoform X2, with the protein MQKAGAGGRRASDCGLGPHRPRCITKFAQYVGSFPVDDLDTQESVWLVQQQLWALKGCPRRRAVILKFSLQGLKIYSGEGEVLLMAHALRRILYSTWCPADCQFAFMARNPRSPASKLFCHLFVGSQPGEVQILHLLLCRSFQLAYLLQHPEERALPEPCPGPTGEVPLKSLSSSGGPPGGLVREPFGRDQLSQNVHALVSFRRLPAEGLVGSGKELPESESRARHARLGNPYCSPTLVRKKAIRSKVIRSGAYRGCTYETQLQLSAREAFPASWEAWPRGPGGHLCLVESEGSLTENIWAFAGISRPCALALLRRDVLGAFLLWPELGASGQWCLSVHTQCGVVPHQVFRNHLGRYCLEHLPAEFPSLEALVENHAVTERSLFCPLDMGRLNPTYEEQDCGPPGRPPRTLRPLSHAKSEAELQGLG; encoded by the exons ATGCagaaggcaggggctgggggccgCAGGGCCTCTGACTGCGGGCTGGGCCCTCACCGGCCCAGGTGCATCACCAAGTTTGCCCAG TACGTGGGCTCCTTCCCTGTGGACGACCTGGACACCCAGGAGAGCGTGTGGCTGGTGCAGCAGCAGCTGTGGGCGCTGAAG GGCTGTCCCCGGCGCCGGGCCGTCATCCTGAAATTCAGCCTTCAGGGTCTCAAGATCTACAGcggggagggtgag GTGCTTCTAATGGCGCACGCCCTGAGGCGCATCCTCTACTCCACCTGGTGCCCTGCCGACTGCCAGTTTGCCTTCATGGCTCGAAACCCACGGAGCCCAGCCAGCAAGCTCTTCTGCCACCTCTTTGTGGGCAGCCAGCCAGGAGAG gtccAGATCCTGCACCTGCTCCTGTGCCGCTCTTTCCAGCTGGCTTACCTCTTGCAGCACCCTGAGGAGCGGGCACTGCCAGAGCCCTGCCCAGGACCCACAGGGGAGGTGCCCCTAAAGTCACTGTCCAGCTCTGGGGGCCCCCCTGGGGGCCTGGTGCGGGAGCCCTTCGGCCGTGATCAACTCTCTCAGAACGTCCATGCATTGGTCTCCTTCCGGCGGCTGCCAGCAGAGGGGCTGGTGGGCAGTGGG AAGGAGCTGCCAGAGTCGGAAAGCCGCGCCCGCCATGCCCGCCTGGGGAATCCCTACTGCTCGCCCACGCTGGTGCGCAAGAAGGCCATTCGCAGCAAGGTGATCCGCTCGGGGGCCTACCGTGGCTGCACCTACGAGACCCAGCTGCAGCTGTCGGCTCGGGAGGCCT TTCCTGCCTCATGGGAGGCATGGCCCCGGGGTCCTGGTGGCCACTTGTGCCTGGTGGAGAGCGAGGGCAGCCTGACGGAGAACATCTGGGCCTTCGCTGGCATCTCCAG GCCCTGTGCCCTGGCCCTGTTGCGGAGAGACGTGCTGGGGGCCTTCCTGCTGTGGCCTGAGCTGGGTGCCAGCGGCCAGTGGTGTCTGTCTGTGCACACACAGTGCGGCGTGGTGCCCCACCAGGTCTTCCGGAATCACCTGGGCCGCTACTGCCTGGAG CACCTGCCAGCGGAGTTCCCCAGCCTGGAGGCTCTGGTGGAGAACCACGCGGTTACTGAACGCAGCCTCTTCTGTCCCCTCGACATGGGCCGCCTGAACCCCACCTACGAGGAGCAGGACTGTGGGCCCCCGGGCAGGCCGCCCCGGACTCTCCGGCCCCTCAGCCATGCCAAGTCCGAGGCAGAGCTGCAGGGCCTGGGCTAA